CAAGGAATGATTCATGTATTCGTGACGGTTGGTTTTGGTTGGCGTCTAATATGACAAGTGATCATAAAAGCTTATGTTAATATATCATCATATAATCCAAATCATTTATAGTTAGTACTTAGTATGCTAAATATACGTTGCAAATTTATCGTATATAGTCAACCAAAAAGGTAAATTCAGATTTGTATAAATGTAAATGGAGAGATGACTGTATCTTGAGATTTCTGGTAGTTATTATATAAGTTGAGAAAGAGAGTAAGAGACccaattattgttattttctaaatttggcTCTGCTCAAAGACAACGGAACTctctgcttttcttctttctagaGATCTTTTCTTGAGGTAATAATTTAAAGATGGGAGATGAAGATTTAATAGAATTGAAGTTCAGACTCGCAGATGGTACCGACATTGGTCCAAGCAAATATAGTCAATTCATGACTGTTGCATCTCTCAAGGAGAAAATCATTGCTCAATGGCCTAAAGGTAAATcattttctatgtttcttcTCAAAAGTTTTGCTATTTGTTTAAAGGTGAAGTTGAAAATCTTGTTGTGGACAGACAAAGAAAACGCACCAAAGATGATAAATGAGGTTAAGCTCATCAATGGTGGGAAGATACTTGAGAACAACAAAACACTTTCTGAAGCAAGGTCCTTAATAACTATTGGTGAACTTCCTGGAATTGTAACTACAATGCATGTTGTTCTTCGTCCTCCTctctttgagaagaaaaaaggtaaTTTCTATACATTTTCTCTTCAATTCTTGagtgtttttgtgtgtattttGTATatctcaaagctttgtttttatgttttcttttgtttcttcagaGAAACTGCAGAATGATCCTCCAAGGAAGAGTCACTGTGTATGCTGCATTTTGTAGCTCCACTTAGAGATTTTTGATCCTTTATACAATTTATTCCATTGGAAAAAACTTTCCATATCTTAAAGTCTTCAACATGGATCTTCATTACCagaatgattttggtttttcttccttccttttcttcttcattgtttatCAAAAATGGCTTAAGAAAAATTACTGTGTTGTTGAAGATTGAGGTATTATGTAAAAATTTGTTCATATGAGTGAAAAGCAAATATGAGTTGCTTGAAAGGACCTGTTATAACACAAGAAGATAACTAGTTATATATAACTTTAGAGCACTACAATATTTACTTAGAGATGTATATCCATCCACATAGTAACAAATGCTCCAACTTTTATCTGTTGTGATCACTACATCTTCACACAAGCTTGAGCATTTCCTCAATTAGATTGTTTATGGCTCTATACTTCATCATCACAATGTTTGCTTCAAGAAAGAGCTGCAAGAGTTTCAGAAACTGagtgatgataaaataattactgtgtttttctttaagcATATTTATCTGGAAGCTTGGTCTGACTATACAGATCTACTAAATCAGCACATGCATTGTGGAAGGTTGTAGGGTAAGTTTTGATTAGAAAGGGACACCATTTTATGGCCTTAAGATGGAGAGTAGGTCCACTATCAGTTAATGGGTGAGGAAAATGATGGTATGACATGACAATATGATATAACATGAGTTGCTTTCAATCAACCTATATAGTACACTAAGATTATTATGGATGACTATATAGTACACTAAGTTTATTATGGATGACTAGTTCTGAAAATGACcccttttttgcttttgtccTTCAAGTGCctaattctctgttttttccaGCCTAGTTAAACTAGTAACCACAAGTCAGTAAATCAACATGATGTAATCAAGAATTGGCTATGGCAAGTTCTCGAAACGATTGTATGCATTATGCAATCATATTCAAACCATAAATCCTACAtcatatagaaaacaaaatgatatatatgatcatgAGGAAGCAATGACTCAAACAGTGGTAACAAGATAGTGCTCGAGACAAATTGAATAGGGGCAACGTATGCACAACATGACACCACTCAACTTTCCCATAAACCTCATGGTCGTTGCGCCTCTCAGTCATAAAGAAATAGAGACAACTCTCGGAGGTACCTAAAAGCCGTCGGGTCTCGTAGAGCTCTGTGGAAGCGAGAAGAGAGCGGAATCTCTTGGAGACTAACGAGAGAGTTGGGTAGTACAATCTAGAGATGCGTGCTAAGCAATTCAAGAGTAGATCGTCTGGGAGATATGGTATACTAACCTTTTCAGCTTCAGATGTGCTACTCaacacaatcttcttcttcttcttcctcatcttcacCGACGACTTGATC
This sequence is a window from Arabidopsis thaliana chromosome 1 sequence. Protein-coding genes within it:
- the MUB5 gene encoding membrane-anchored ubiquitin-fold protein 5 precursor (membrane-anchored ubiquitin-fold protein 5 precursor (MUB5); CONTAINS InterPro DOMAIN/s: Membrane-anchored ubiquitin-fold protein, HCG-1 (InterPro:IPR017000), Ubiquitin supergroup (InterPro:IPR019955); BEST Arabidopsis thaliana protein match is: membrane-anchored ubiquitin-fold protein 6 precursor (TAIR:AT1G22050.1); Has 157 Blast hits to 157 proteins in 19 species: Archae - 0; Bacteria - 0; Metazoa - 0; Fungi - 0; Plants - 157; Viruses - 0; Other Eukaryotes - 0 (source: NCBI BLink).), which gives rise to MGDEDLIELKFRLADGTDIGPSKYSQFMTVASLKEKIIAQWPKDKENAPKMINEVKLINGGKILENNKTLSEARSLITIGELPGIVTTMHVVLRPPLFEKKKEKLQNDPPRKSHCVCCIL
- a CDS encoding Galactose oxidase/kelch repeat superfamily protein (Galactose oxidase/kelch repeat superfamily protein; FUNCTIONS IN: molecular_function unknown; INVOLVED IN: biological_process unknown; LOCATED IN: cellular_component unknown; Has 0 Blast hits to 0 proteins in 0 species (source: NCBI BLink).); translation: MRKKKKKIVLSSTSEAEKLFLEANIVMMKYRAINNLIEEMLKLV
- a CDS encoding Galactose oxidase/kelch repeat superfamily protein, whose protein sequence is MRKKKKKIVLSSTSEAEKVSIPYLPDDLLLNCLARISRLYYPTLSLVSKRFRSLLASTELYETRRLLALS
- a CDS encoding Galactose oxidase/kelch repeat superfamily protein (Galactose oxidase/kelch repeat superfamily protein; CONTAINS InterPro DOMAIN/s: F-box domain, cyclin-like (InterPro:IPR001810), Galactose oxidase/kelch, beta-propeller (InterPro:IPR011043); BEST Arabidopsis thaliana protein match is: Galactose oxidase/kelch repeat superfamily protein (TAIR:AT4G39550.1); Has 873 Blast hits to 863 proteins in 20 species: Archae - 0; Bacteria - 0; Metazoa - 0; Fungi - 0; Plants - 873; Viruses - 0; Other Eukaryotes - 0 (source: NCBI BLink).) — protein: MRKKKKKIVLSSTSEAEKVSIPYLPDDLLLNCLARISRLYYPTLSLVSKRFRSLLASTELYETRRLLGTSESCLYFFMTERRNDHEVYGKVEWCHVVHTLPLFNLSRALSCYHCLSHCFLMIIYIILFSI